The Candidatus Neomarinimicrobiota bacterium DNA window TGATCCCGGAGAGGTCGGTTGTCCAGGTATCCTGCAGGTGATTGGTGATGAATTGGTCACCGCGCAAGCTTATTTCCAGACGGACCTGGGAGGCTAAGGGATTGAGATCTTCATCAATAATACGCATTACGGCAGCATAGCCCAGATTAATTCGTTCCAGTCGGGCTGAGTCATGGATGAACGTCTCCAGAACGGAATCGTAGAGGCTGTTGTTACCGTTGAAATTTTGTTCTTCATAACTCAGCTGGAGAATGCTGCTCATTTTCCTGTTAATAATTTGCTTGGCGATGCGGCCAGTAACGTTTCCTTCCTCAAGTTGGCGTTCCAGGTTGGTAAAGAAATGATCGGTCCACCCCCAATTCCGGTAGCCGAGGAAAAAGGTCCAATCTGAAGAGCCAAGCAGGGAACCTTTGTAGGTGAGGGTCGTGAGGGCCATATGGTCACTTTGTGCCTCACCGCCGACTGGCAGCTCCAGATAATTATTCAGTCGGTATTGCTTAGCGACCAGCTCTCCGAAGCGTGGATAGGCGGCAGCAGACATGGAGTTAAAGAGATTAGTATAGAGGGTGTTACCGTCATATCGGCGAGATTTCCCTGAATAACGTCCCCCGGCAGCGAAGATTCCCAGCCGTCCCGAGGCGGAAAAACTCAGGTCCTGATCGCTGGCGTCAGTGAGGCCGTAGCCGCGGGAAAAGGTAACCTGGTTGCTGTCGGGAAGGTGAGAGGTCAAGCTCACAACTCCGCCAAAGGACCCCTGTCCGAAAAGGGTGGTAGAACCGCCTTTCACTACCTCCA harbors:
- a CDS encoding TonB-dependent receptor plug domain-containing protein — encoded protein: MYRFIRILYILLALPALLTASVTVRGKVLDGSSQEPIVGANVVVMGTDEGGATDIEGCFEFPTTHSYPFTLEVTHIGFQRKEVYVSVDTLLIITLEPAFLMGEDVIVIGDRSQVGAEVSSAINVLTSRMMESYGARDVGDALRPLPSVVINASATGKQTVSIRGSNPNEVAVFLDGLRLNDSNTGMANLSAIDLNDLERVEVVKGGSTTLFGQGSFGGVVSLTSHLPDSNQVTFSRGYGLTDASDQDLSFSASGRLGIFAAGGRYSGKSRRYDGNTLYTNLFNSMSAAAYPRFGELVAKQYRLNNYLELPVGGEAQSDHMALTTLTYKGSLLGSSDWTFFLGYRNWGWTDHFFTNLERQLEEGNVTGRIAKQIINRKMSSILQLSYEEQNFNGNNSLYDSVLETFIHDSARLERINLGYAAVMRIIDEDLNPLASQVRLEISLRGDQFITNHLQDTWTTDLSGI